In the Carboxydothermus hydrogenoformans Z-2901 genome, one interval contains:
- a CDS encoding 4Fe-4S dicluster domain-containing protein: MKVTVDYERCKGCGLCIDVCPKKIIYLNQDFNSKGYYYATISNIEECIGCGRCYQICPDLVFEVKEEAKING; the protein is encoded by the coding sequence TTGAAAGTAACTGTTGATTATGAACGGTGTAAAGGTTGTGGATTATGTATTGATGTTTGTCCTAAAAAAATTATTTATTTAAATCAAGATTTTAACAGTAAAGGTTATTATTATGCAACCATTTCAAATATTGAAGAATGTATTGGCTGTGGAAGATGCTATCAGATTTGCCCTGACCTGGTATTTGAAGTGAAAGAGGAGGCGAAGATTAATGGGTAA
- a CDS encoding DctP family TRAP transporter solute-binding subunit, with protein sequence MNLRKFGILLLALLFTFGIITGCGKGGTKTEEKKSSENNQGVIEIKLSHSSPATNDRLETACQAFKKYVEEHTNGRVKVTTYPASVLGGEREQLEGVQMGTIQMAALSTGPFPGIFPEIMVFDMPYLFPQDTRVVYKVLDGPVGQEISDLLLKKTGVRNLAFGENGFRHYTNSVRPIKKPGDMKGLKIRTMENPAHMAIVKALGGSPTPMAFNEVYSALQTKTVDGQENPISLIVSMKFYEVQKYLTLDGHIYNPYLLIINDKFYNSLPEDIRKVIDEGAKVWQKVEREENQKQIEAGMKVLKNAGMVITELTPEELEAFKQATKTVYDQFKSQIGEELLNKVIKAVEEAQKEIQ encoded by the coding sequence ATGAATTTAAGAAAATTCGGGATTTTACTGCTTGCTCTATTATTTACATTTGGAATAATAACTGGTTGCGGCAAAGGTGGAACGAAAACTGAAGAAAAGAAAAGTAGTGAAAATAACCAGGGAGTAATTGAAATAAAATTATCCCACAGTTCACCGGCAACCAATGACCGTTTAGAAACTGCCTGTCAGGCTTTTAAGAAGTATGTAGAAGAACATACCAATGGAAGAGTTAAAGTCACCACTTATCCTGCTAGCGTTTTAGGTGGTGAACGGGAGCAGTTGGAAGGAGTTCAAATGGGTACAATTCAAATGGCAGCTTTAAGTACTGGACCATTTCCAGGAATCTTTCCAGAAATAATGGTATTTGATATGCCTTATCTCTTCCCTCAAGATACCAGAGTAGTTTACAAAGTATTAGATGGTCCAGTTGGGCAAGAAATAAGTGATTTATTATTGAAAAAAACCGGAGTACGTAATCTTGCATTTGGGGAAAATGGATTTAGACATTACACAAATAGCGTTAGACCTATCAAGAAACCGGGCGATATGAAGGGATTAAAGATTAGAACAATGGAAAACCCTGCTCATATGGCTATTGTGAAAGCATTAGGTGGCAGTCCAACTCCCATGGCGTTTAATGAAGTTTATTCGGCATTACAAACGAAAACTGTTGATGGCCAGGAAAACCCAATTTCTCTAATTGTTTCAATGAAATTTTATGAAGTACAGAAATACTTAACCTTAGATGGTCATATATACAATCCTTACCTGCTTATTATTAACGATAAGTTCTATAATAGTTTACCCGAAGATATTAGAAAAGTAATTGATGAAGGAGCAAAAGTCTGGCAAAAAGTTGAAAGAGAAGAAAACCAAAAACAAATCGAAGCTGGGATGAAAGTATTAAAGAATGCGGGAATGGTTATAACTGAACTTACTCCCGAAGAACTTGAAGCATTTAAGCAGGCAACAAAAACAGTTTACGATCAGTTTAAATCGCAAATTGGTGAAGAACTCTTAAATAAAGTAATCAAGGCAGTCGAAGAAGCACAAAAAGAAATACAATAA
- a CDS encoding FAD-binding oxidoreductase, which translates to MMSDILEKIEPGTLEELMWCIKNYEKTNKHIIPIGQGSTLKTVSLTKSDDYVYVSSKNLNKVIEFAKDNLTITVQAGATLKKIDELINKNSLTLMRSPLMAGERTIGGIVAEGAFFNRDFSQSILGLKVILPNGDLIKTGGKTIKNVSGYDLRSLFFGSRGTLGFLVEVTLKLQPVKPAAELIAIKVHPDDVSTVLMNILPYRYYITHLLIENVSLENEEKGEYVNILLFYEGSVEAVEFLHKFILDKMIGNKFLKTITKTITDRKEIQNTINKLPANESQFAEYRVLDEIELFKNCGFKNEKFIFDIKAKYLRIFNDTSKAEIEVSGNAAKVLKHYLFNDVFLQIKKKIDPKMIFAPYLVKIVN; encoded by the coding sequence ATGATGAGCGATATTTTAGAGAAAATTGAACCAGGTACTTTAGAAGAACTAATGTGGTGTATAAAAAATTATGAAAAAACAAATAAACATATTATTCCTATAGGACAAGGAAGTACCCTTAAAACAGTCTCATTAACAAAGAGTGATGATTATGTGTATGTTTCTTCCAAAAATTTAAATAAAGTAATCGAATTTGCTAAAGATAATTTAACAATTACTGTTCAAGCTGGGGCTACCCTAAAAAAAATTGATGAGTTGATTAATAAAAACAGTTTAACATTAATGCGCAGTCCTTTAATGGCAGGGGAACGGACAATTGGAGGTATTGTTGCCGAAGGAGCATTTTTTAATAGAGATTTCAGTCAAAGCATTCTTGGTTTAAAAGTTATTTTACCTAATGGTGATCTTATTAAAACTGGGGGAAAAACCATTAAGAACGTTAGTGGTTATGATTTAAGAAGCTTATTTTTTGGAAGTCGTGGGACTTTAGGTTTTTTGGTGGAAGTAACTCTTAAACTCCAGCCTGTTAAACCTGCAGCTGAATTAATAGCTATAAAGGTTCATCCCGATGATGTTTCTACCGTTTTGATGAATATTCTTCCCTATCGTTATTATATAACCCATTTGTTAATAGAAAATGTTAGCCTTGAAAATGAAGAGAAAGGTGAATATGTAAATATTTTGTTATTTTATGAAGGTAGCGTTGAAGCCGTAGAATTCTTACATAAATTTATTTTGGATAAGATGATAGGAAACAAGTTTTTAAAAACAATTACAAAGACAATTACAGACAGGAAAGAAATTCAAAATACCATTAATAAACTTCCGGCTAATGAGTCACAATTTGCTGAATACAGAGTTTTGGATGAAATTGAACTGTTTAAAAATTGTGGATTTAAAAACGAAAAATTCATATTTGATATTAAGGCAAAATATTTGCGAATTTTTAATGATACTTCTAAAGCAGAAATAGAAGTCAGTGGGAATGCTGCGAAAGTGTTGAAACATTATTTGTTTAATGACGTTTTCCTCCAAATTAAAAAGAAAATTGATCCTAAGATGATATTTGCACCATATTTGGTGAAAATTGTGAATTGA
- a CDS encoding FAD-binding oxidoreductase gives MLSKKIVEELWEIVGKENVITDPIVLEVYGIDASPYSSIPKAVIFPENTEQIIKLVKLASREDLPIIPRGAGTSLCGGVVPVKSDIILVLTKMKEVIEINKKDGYAVVEPGLTNGELQEILKPYGFMFAPDPSSFSVSTIGGNVGANAGGIKGVKYGVTSNHLLGLEVVMPDGELIKTGILSPNYGVEHDITGLFCGSEGTFGIITKIAVKLTPLPQSIGTLLTFFTSLHDAGQAVSDIIAEGIIPTTLEIMDKITAKAVNEYINLGLRPETEALLLIEVDGLEAEIPGTLARIERILHKNNCISVSKAQTPEERELLWRARRSNAGAMGRIRPLNITQDIVVPRDKLPEMISTTQEIAKKFNVLIGQVAHAGDGNVHPIFLYYPWDHDELERVEKACDEVIKLAIDLGGTISGEHGIGIEKLKYMSWEFSPEDLNFMKQIKECLDPKGILNAGKVIP, from the coding sequence GTGCTTTCCAAAAAAATCGTTGAAGAATTGTGGGAAATAGTAGGAAAAGAAAATGTTATTACTGATCCTATAGTTTTAGAAGTTTACGGAATTGATGCTTCACCGTATAGTTCAATACCCAAAGCAGTGATTTTTCCGGAGAATACTGAACAAATTATTAAATTAGTAAAGCTTGCCAGTCGCGAAGACCTGCCTATAATACCTAGGGGAGCCGGAACATCGCTTTGTGGTGGTGTGGTTCCTGTAAAAAGTGATATTATTCTTGTCCTAACTAAAATGAAAGAAGTTATCGAAATAAATAAAAAGGATGGATATGCTGTTGTTGAACCTGGACTTACCAATGGCGAGTTACAAGAAATATTAAAGCCTTATGGTTTTATGTTTGCACCTGATCCATCAAGTTTTAGTGTCTCAACTATAGGAGGTAACGTTGGGGCAAATGCCGGTGGTATTAAAGGGGTTAAATATGGGGTAACAAGCAATCACCTTTTAGGCCTGGAGGTAGTTATGCCTGATGGAGAACTTATTAAGACAGGAATTTTATCACCTAACTATGGGGTTGAGCATGACATCACAGGCCTATTTTGTGGTTCGGAAGGAACATTTGGGATTATAACTAAAATTGCTGTGAAATTAACACCTTTGCCACAAAGTATAGGTACTCTTTTAACCTTTTTTACTTCATTGCATGATGCTGGACAAGCAGTTTCTGATATTATTGCTGAGGGGATTATTCCAACTACATTAGAAATAATGGATAAAATTACAGCTAAAGCGGTAAATGAGTATATAAATTTAGGATTGAGACCAGAAACTGAAGCCTTGCTTCTTATTGAAGTAGATGGCTTAGAAGCTGAAATTCCTGGAACATTAGCTCGTATAGAAAGAATCTTACATAAAAACAACTGTATAAGTGTTTCGAAAGCGCAAACGCCAGAGGAAAGAGAATTACTTTGGCGGGCACGCCGTTCAAATGCTGGAGCAATGGGTAGGATTAGGCCTTTAAATATAACTCAGGATATTGTGGTTCCCCGTGATAAGTTACCGGAAATGATTAGTACCACCCAAGAAATTGCAAAAAAATTTAATGTTCTTATTGGCCAAGTAGCACATGCTGGAGACGGCAACGTTCATCCAATATTTTTATACTATCCTTGGGACCATGATGAATTAGAACGGGTAGAAAAAGCTTGTGACGAGGTTATCAAATTAGCAATTGATTTGGGAGGAACGATCTCAGGTGAACATGGTATCGGGATTGAAAAATTAAAGTATATGAGTTGGGAGTTTTCACCTGAAGATCTAAATTTTATGAAACAAATTAAGGAATGTTTAGATCCAAAAGGTATTTTAAATGCTGGAAAGGTTATACCTTAA
- a CDS encoding TRAP transporter small permease, with amino-acid sequence MSFLKKLDRILEFIEQNLVAILLMIMTAVVFWGVITRFVLKDASSWADEASRYLNIWAIYVGASLAAKRGAHIGVDAFVHFLPKQAQRFAAILAAAINLIFSFAIAYVGYSYTMDIVKTGQLSPAMRIPMAWAYFAVPFGLTLMGIRYLMILIENITGKSILS; translated from the coding sequence ATGAGTTTCTTAAAAAAACTTGATCGAATTTTGGAATTTATTGAACAAAATCTTGTTGCTATTTTACTAATGATAATGACGGCGGTAGTATTTTGGGGGGTAATAACCCGTTTTGTTTTAAAAGATGCATCATCGTGGGCAGATGAAGCCTCAAGATATTTAAATATTTGGGCGATTTATGTGGGAGCGAGCCTTGCTGCAAAAAGAGGGGCTCATATTGGGGTTGATGCTTTTGTGCATTTTTTACCCAAGCAAGCTCAACGTTTTGCTGCCATACTAGCAGCAGCTATTAATTTAATTTTCAGCTTCGCAATTGCTTATGTGGGCTATAGTTATACAATGGACATCGTAAAAACAGGTCAACTTTCCCCGGCCATGCGGATACCAATGGCATGGGCATATTTTGCAGTTCCATTTGGGCTTACCTTAATGGGCATTCGTTATCTTATGATTTTAATTGAAAATATTACCGGAAAAAGTATATTAAGCTAA
- a CDS encoding TRAP transporter large permease: protein MANILFTLFIIFVVLNVPIGIAIGLSTFGAILASQKVPLFLVAQRLFTGLDSFPLLAIPLFMIAGSLMESGGISKRLINFASNIVGPIPGGLAMVTVLACMFFAAISGSAPATVVAIGSIMVPAMIEAGYDKDFAVGLIAASGMIGVLIPPSIPFVTYGITMNASIGKLFLAGIVPGVLFGLSFMIISYFYAKKRGYKGTAKPTWKSFLTSFKEAIWALGMPAIILGGIYGGVFTPTEAAAVACVYSLIVGFFIYRELTLQNMFKSFANAGVSSAMVGLIIAAATAMGWVLTTEQVPTNVATAISSIAHSKFMLLLLINLILLITGCLMELNAAIIILGPIFLPLIMQYNIDIIHFGVIMVVNLTIGLLTPPLGVNLFVANGLQKDLTLSQVVKASLPFMIFAIIDLMILTYVPNLSLYLTHLLK from the coding sequence ATGGCAAATATCTTGTTTACATTATTTATAATATTTGTGGTTTTGAATGTTCCAATAGGTATTGCAATTGGATTGTCAACATTTGGAGCAATATTAGCATCCCAAAAAGTACCATTATTTTTAGTTGCGCAAAGATTATTTACAGGTCTTGATTCTTTCCCACTTTTGGCAATTCCCCTGTTTATGATTGCTGGAAGTCTAATGGAATCGGGTGGTATTTCCAAACGTTTGATTAATTTTGCTTCAAATATTGTAGGACCTATACCTGGCGGTTTGGCTATGGTCACCGTACTTGCCTGTATGTTTTTTGCAGCAATTTCTGGATCTGCGCCAGCTACTGTAGTTGCCATTGGATCAATTATGGTACCGGCTATGATTGAAGCTGGTTATGACAAAGATTTTGCTGTGGGATTAATAGCAGCATCAGGAATGATAGGTGTCTTAATTCCTCCGAGTATTCCCTTTGTTACCTATGGTATTACTATGAATGCTTCAATTGGTAAGCTATTTTTAGCTGGAATAGTGCCCGGTGTTTTATTTGGTCTATCTTTTATGATTATTTCCTACTTTTATGCCAAAAAGCGAGGTTATAAAGGGACAGCTAAGCCTACTTGGAAAAGTTTTCTAACTTCATTTAAAGAAGCAATTTGGGCTTTAGGAATGCCTGCAATTATTTTAGGTGGAATTTACGGTGGGGTATTTACTCCAACTGAAGCAGCGGCAGTTGCCTGTGTTTATTCTTTAATTGTTGGCTTTTTTATCTACCGGGAACTTACTTTACAAAACATGTTTAAAAGTTTTGCCAATGCCGGTGTTTCTTCCGCAATGGTTGGTTTAATTATTGCTGCTGCTACCGCAATGGGTTGGGTTTTAACTACGGAGCAGGTACCAACCAATGTAGCTACAGCTATCTCCAGTATTGCTCACAGTAAATTTATGCTGCTACTGTTAATTAACTTAATCTTACTTATTACAGGATGTTTGATGGAACTCAATGCGGCAATCATTATTTTGGGGCCAATTTTCCTGCCACTTATTATGCAGTACAACATAGATATTATCCATTTTGGTGTAATCATGGTGGTCAACTTAACAATTGGTCTTTTAACCCCTCCATTAGGTGTTAACTTGTTTGTTGCCAATGGTTTGCAAAAGGATCTTACATTATCGCAAGTTGTAAAAGCATCTCTTCCATTTATGATTTTCGCAATTATTGATTTAATGATCCTGACATATGTCCCTAATCTATCACTATACCTAACGCATTTACTAAAATAA
- a CDS encoding methyl-accepting chemotaxis protein encodes MKMPIGIKIGGGVILILLLFVAVAVWSLQIFDSIVTEVGDISTRIQMVDLDHKLINAFKEANRDAEAYLLYGNEKYKNDYLQDVENFISLINKRINNCLAEDRPKFDEVIANFNQYYDVLINQAFPLAAKGKLQDAISKAQSVSSYADAAEKILEELILSNKENTTTSLSLIQSESQEGRWLIIILNIVSLILGIIIAFWLTRMITKPLLLTVKEAQRIAEGDLTGGELLVKTKDELSLLVEAFNTMRANLRNIISTLIQTAKQVSDNSQQFANQAQQTAAGISETTAAMSEMATTVEQITQNTQAVSIRAEQVTAQATEGAKDVEHVMEQMKMIEESSNNASKVIEELYKTTGEITRIVDLITQIADQTNLLALNAAIEAARAGEHGRGFAVVAEEVRKLAEQSANAAKDIYELITNIQKETKRAVEAMATGVTEVKKGSVTVFEVGKKFKEIVSSIEEVTRQIQDVASAAEEISAGVQNVVASTEEQTAAIEEISASSEELASLAAELEKIAARFRV; translated from the coding sequence ATGAAAATGCCTATTGGGATAAAAATAGGTGGTGGAGTCATACTGATACTTCTTTTATTTGTAGCAGTAGCGGTCTGGTCACTGCAAATTTTTGATAGTATTGTAACCGAGGTTGGGGATATCAGTACAAGGATTCAGATGGTGGATTTGGATCATAAACTTATCAATGCGTTTAAGGAAGCTAACCGAGATGCCGAAGCTTATTTACTATATGGTAATGAAAAGTATAAAAATGATTATTTACAGGATGTGGAAAATTTTATTAGCCTTATAAACAAACGGATTAATAACTGTTTAGCAGAAGACCGGCCTAAGTTTGATGAAGTTATAGCTAATTTTAATCAATATTACGATGTTCTTATTAACCAGGCTTTTCCATTAGCGGCAAAGGGTAAGCTCCAGGATGCTATAAGTAAAGCACAAAGCGTTTCCAGCTATGCTGATGCTGCGGAAAAAATTTTAGAAGAACTTATTTTATCAAATAAAGAAAATACAACTACTTCGCTTTCCTTAATTCAAAGTGAATCGCAGGAAGGACGATGGCTAATCATAATTTTAAATATTGTCTCCCTGATTCTTGGAATTATTATCGCATTCTGGCTTACGCGGATGATTACCAAACCCCTTTTACTTACCGTAAAGGAAGCTCAACGGATTGCCGAAGGGGATTTAACTGGAGGGGAGCTATTAGTGAAGACCAAAGATGAACTTTCGCTACTAGTTGAAGCTTTTAATACGATGCGTGCCAATCTACGGAATATCATTAGCACGTTAATCCAGACTGCCAAGCAGGTAAGTGACAATTCCCAGCAATTTGCTAACCAGGCCCAACAGACGGCAGCGGGAATTAGTGAAACTACAGCCGCAATGAGTGAGATGGCAACTACGGTAGAACAAATTACTCAGAATACTCAGGCAGTTTCGATTAGAGCGGAGCAGGTTACAGCCCAAGCCACAGAGGGTGCGAAAGATGTAGAACACGTAATGGAACAAATGAAAATGATTGAAGAATCTTCCAATAATGCTTCAAAAGTAATTGAAGAACTTTATAAGACTACCGGTGAAATCACCAGGATTGTTGATTTGATTACCCAAATTGCTGATCAGACTAATCTTTTAGCATTAAACGCCGCCATTGAAGCAGCCCGGGCGGGGGAGCATGGTCGCGGCTTTGCTGTGGTAGCAGAAGAAGTAAGAAAACTTGCAGAGCAATCGGCAAATGCGGCTAAAGATATATATGAACTAATTACCAACATTCAAAAAGAGACCAAGCGGGCGGTGGAAGCAATGGCCACAGGAGTTACTGAGGTTAAAAAAGGAAGTGTCACTGTTTTTGAAGTTGGTAAGAAATTTAAAGAAATTGTTTCATCGATTGAGGAAGTTACCCGGCAGATTCAAGATGTTGCTTCTGCTGCCGAGGAGATATCAGCCGGGGTACAGAATGTAGTTGCGTCTACTGAAGAACAAACTGCAGCTATCGAAGAAATTTCCGCTTCTTCCGAAGAATTAGCTTCTTTAGCGGCTGAACTTGAAAAAATTGCTGCCAGATTTCGAGTGTAA
- a CDS encoding molybdopterin-binding protein: MDDITIEEVVIIPTGGEIKQGIVLDTNSPKLMELILKKWPDCKVIRTPPPEDDISAIQKEVKKWGKCKGIIFITGGAGGGKKFNSGLTVDCTHVAVLELIQNAESVEIHGSNGHLLAKIVVGKYEEKVIITLPGPTVEAVSGAKAALKVLDKGLLDCKVIAFEVADAIFSQYPQKEKILNQY, encoded by the coding sequence GTGGATGACATAACAATTGAAGAAGTCGTCATTATTCCAACAGGTGGTGAAATAAAACAAGGAATTGTATTGGATACAAACTCACCAAAATTAATGGAGTTAATATTAAAAAAATGGCCTGATTGTAAGGTGATTAGAACACCTCCACCAGAAGATGATATAAGCGCCATACAAAAAGAAGTAAAAAAATGGGGTAAATGCAAGGGAATTATATTTATTACAGGTGGTGCAGGTGGGGGAAAGAAATTTAACAGTGGTTTAACAGTTGATTGTACGCATGTTGCTGTTTTAGAACTAATTCAAAATGCTGAATCAGTAGAAATACATGGTAGTAATGGTCATTTATTAGCCAAAATTGTAGTAGGTAAATATGAAGAAAAGGTAATTATAACTTTGCCAGGACCTACGGTTGAGGCAGTTAGCGGAGCAAAAGCCGCATTAAAAGTTTTAGATAAAGGCCTTTTAGATTGCAAGGTGATAGCCTTTGAGGTTGCTGATGCGATTTTTAGTCAATATCCCCAGAAAGAAAAAATTTTAAATCAATATTAA
- a CDS encoding zinc-dependent alcohol dehydrogenase yields the protein MKAAVLMEPKKIIFKEVPVPELEKGKVLIKVEAVGICGSDMHLYLDGHIGATVLDKPLVLGHEIVGTVIEVGEGVNRELLGQRVIVDPGENCGQCEHCRTGAYNLCSFSKFKGIPPVDGGMAEYITALATHVIPLPENLDSPTATLLEPFSVGLQAVDVADFRAGAKIAVLGGGPVGVLTAIAAKIRGCGDLWLTELYERRIEIARKLGIEKVINVAQEDPLKTIMEVTKKSGVDVVFETTGNPKAVEQALQIVKRGGTVVFLGIGAGKVPINIDQVTRTGLKLLGSFRYQYHFAGAVALVKKHNLDFSPLVTNIYDFVDIPKALEEVSTYKDRIMKGVIVFPQK from the coding sequence ATGAAAGCTGCGGTATTAATGGAGCCGAAAAAAATAATTTTTAAAGAAGTCCCAGTACCAGAACTGGAAAAAGGTAAGGTGCTTATTAAAGTAGAGGCGGTTGGCATTTGTGGGAGCGATATGCATCTTTATCTTGACGGGCACATAGGGGCAACAGTTCTGGATAAACCATTAGTGTTAGGACATGAAATCGTAGGCACGGTTATTGAAGTGGGTGAAGGAGTTAATAGAGAATTATTAGGCCAAAGAGTAATTGTTGATCCTGGTGAAAATTGTGGACAATGTGAGCACTGTCGGACGGGGGCTTATAACCTGTGTTCATTTTCCAAATTTAAAGGTATTCCACCAGTAGATGGTGGAATGGCGGAGTATATAACAGCATTGGCTACGCATGTTATACCGCTACCTGAAAACCTTGATTCACCAACAGCTACGTTATTAGAACCATTTAGTGTTGGTTTACAAGCTGTAGATGTGGCTGATTTTCGAGCTGGAGCTAAAATTGCAGTTTTAGGTGGAGGACCTGTAGGAGTGTTAACAGCAATTGCTGCAAAAATTAGAGGGTGTGGTGACTTATGGCTAACTGAATTATACGAAAGAAGAATAGAAATTGCCCGAAAATTGGGAATAGAAAAGGTAATCAACGTAGCTCAAGAGGACCCATTGAAAACAATAATGGAAGTCACTAAAAAATCAGGTGTGGATGTTGTTTTTGAAACTACTGGAAATCCTAAAGCTGTCGAACAAGCGCTTCAGATTGTAAAACGGGGAGGTACGGTGGTATTTCTGGGGATTGGTGCAGGAAAAGTCCCTATTAATATTGATCAAGTGACAAGAACAGGTCTTAAACTTTTGGGGAGTTTTCGCTATCAATATCACTTTGCTGGAGCAGTTGCCTTGGTAAAAAAACATAACCTAGACTTTTCTCCCCTTGTCACCAATATCTACGACTTTGTAGATATACCTAAAGCTTTAGAAGAAGTTTCAACTTATAAAGACAGAATTATGAAGGGAGTAATAGTCTTTCCCCAAAAATAA
- a CDS encoding SDR family NAD(P)-dependent oxidoreductase, with amino-acid sequence MGELTGKVGIVTGGSKGIGFATAKRIAEEGAKVVIANRNKEEGEKAALQLREKGLEVYSIPCDVGKVADIKKLVSEVYGRYGRIDILVNCAGVNVRKPIEEYTEEDWNYMVDINLKGTFFACIEAGKHMIAQKEGVIVNLASIQAEEVLPERGIYATTKGGVKQLTKALAVEWAKYNIRVNAVSPAFIKTEMVEKVLQDPYWGNLIINKTPMRRPGTPEEVAEAILFLVSPKASYITGINLLVDGGWTA; translated from the coding sequence TTGGGAGAATTAACCGGTAAGGTAGGTATAGTGACAGGTGGAAGTAAAGGGATTGGATTTGCTACAGCAAAGCGGATAGCTGAGGAAGGGGCTAAAGTAGTAATTGCCAATCGTAATAAAGAAGAGGGAGAGAAAGCAGCTTTACAATTACGTGAAAAAGGCCTGGAGGTTTATAGCATCCCATGTGACGTTGGGAAAGTTGCTGATATAAAAAAATTAGTTTCTGAAGTGTATGGGCGTTATGGACGCATTGATATTTTAGTTAATTGTGCAGGAGTTAATGTTCGGAAACCTATTGAGGAGTACACAGAAGAAGATTGGAATTACATGGTTGATATTAATTTGAAAGGAACATTTTTTGCCTGCATTGAGGCAGGCAAACATATGATTGCTCAAAAAGAGGGGGTAATTGTAAATTTAGCTTCTATTCAAGCGGAAGAAGTTTTACCAGAACGAGGAATTTACGCAACTACTAAAGGTGGGGTAAAGCAACTTACAAAAGCCTTAGCAGTAGAATGGGCGAAATATAATATTCGGGTAAATGCAGTATCGCCGGCTTTTATCAAAACAGAAATGGTTGAGAAAGTCCTGCAAGATCCCTACTGGGGTAATTTAATTATTAACAAAACCCCGATGCGAAGGCCAGGAACCCCTGAAGAGGTTGCCGAAGCGATTTTGTTTTTAGTTTCCCCTAAAGCTTCGTATATAACTGGAATTAATTTGCTGGTGGATGGAGGCTGGACAGCCTAA
- a CDS encoding (Fe-S)-binding protein: MTQIKELLLRCNKCGLCQQSCPTYKVTKNEFYLARGRNRLMDLVLEKKYDWQKQIIYAIETCLQCGACVETCPSSVKTDLVMNLAKREIVKIKKQNILLKFAYKILLPTPQMIKIVGKFVKVYSKVKDKKVVKYVKRLNPINDLKRLERSLPNYRGEVGELKTKGKGSFNKEIRVGYFKNCANLLAFNFLDQSTFNVLKAVGIHVENLTNKCCGAPHWFSGDIETFRNLANYNLKNSEYQKYDFIVTDCATCGAILKRYGELLETKEAHEFAQKVIDINEFLVKNELLDYFEYEERSDVITVHDPCHLVREQKVKFEPRKIANMVPGVKLIEMKDSNMCCGGAGVFSITQPRMSDEILKVKIKNILETKANIVLAACPSCIMQLTRGVETFAPNSNIKVFHPIEYLVQHIKK; this comes from the coding sequence ATGACACAAATAAAAGAATTGTTACTAAGATGTAATAAATGCGGTCTTTGTCAGCAATCGTGTCCAACATATAAAGTTACAAAAAATGAGTTTTACTTAGCTCGTGGGCGGAATCGATTAATGGACTTAGTACTAGAAAAAAAATATGACTGGCAAAAACAAATAATATATGCAATAGAAACTTGTTTACAGTGTGGAGCGTGTGTTGAGACCTGTCCATCTTCGGTAAAAACTGACTTAGTTATGAATTTGGCGAAAAGAGAAATAGTAAAAATAAAGAAACAAAATATCTTATTAAAATTTGCCTACAAAATTTTGTTGCCTACTCCTCAAATGATAAAAATTGTAGGTAAATTTGTCAAGGTATATTCAAAAGTAAAAGATAAAAAAGTTGTTAAATATGTTAAAAGATTAAATCCTATTAATGACCTTAAAAGGTTAGAGAGGTCTTTGCCTAATTATCGAGGGGAAGTAGGTGAGTTAAAAACAAAGGGAAAGGGAAGTTTTAATAAAGAGATAAGAGTTGGCTATTTTAAAAATTGTGCTAATCTTCTTGCCTTTAATTTTTTAGATCAATCAACTTTTAATGTGCTGAAAGCAGTAGGAATTCATGTGGAGAATTTAACAAATAAATGTTGTGGAGCTCCTCATTGGTTTAGTGGGGATATAGAAACATTTAGGAATTTAGCAAATTACAATTTAAAAAATAGTGAATACCAAAAATATGATTTTATTGTGACAGATTGCGCTACCTGTGGGGCAATATTAAAAAGATATGGAGAATTATTGGAAACGAAAGAAGCGCACGAATTTGCCCAAAAGGTAATAGATATTAATGAGTTTTTAGTAAAAAATGAGTTGCTTGATTATTTTGAATATGAAGAGAGGAGTGATGTTATAACAGTTCATGATCCATGTCATTTAGTGCGGGAGCAAAAGGTAAAATTTGAGCCTAGAAAAATTGCGAATATGGTGCCTGGGGTAAAACTAATTGAAATGAAAGACTCGAATATGTGCTGTGGAGGAGCTGGGGTCTTTAGCATAACACAGCCAAGGATGTCTGATGAAATTTTGAAAGTAAAAATTAAAAATATATTAGAAACAAAGGCTAATATAGTTTTAGCTGCCTGTCCTTCTTGTATTATGCAATTAACGCGGGGTGTAGAAACTTTTGCTCCTAATAGTAATATAAAAGTATTTCATCCAATTGAATATTTAGTTCAACATATAAAAAAATAA